Part of the Rhodobacteraceae bacterium M385 genome is shown below.
GAACTGGCACGGGTTTTGTTGGGGGATTCGATCTTCTCGAACATGATGACCTTCGGCGCGGCGTGGCAGGCGGGGATTGTTCCGTTGAGCCATGATGCGATCATGACCGCGATTACCATGAATGGCGCGGCGGTGGAGGCCAATAAACAAGCCTTCGAGATGGGCCGTTGGGCGGCTGTGAACCCCAATCAAGTGCAGGGGCTGATTGCGCCCAATGTGGTGGCTTTGCCGAAGACGCTGGAAGAAAAGATCAGCTACCGTGAGACCCATCTGGTGGCCTATCAGAATAAGCGCCTGGCCAAGCGGTTCCGCAAATTGGTGGATACCGTAGAGGACCGTCGCCTGAAGGAGGCCGTGGCGAAGGGCTACCATAAGCTATTGGCCTATAAGGATGAATACGAGGTGGCCCGTCTGCATCTGGAAACAGAAGCCAAGGCCCGCGAAACCCTGACGGGGAATTTCAAGATCACCTATCATCTGGCCCCGCCGATGTTGCCGGGGCGCGATAGCACTGGCAGGCCAAAGAAGCGCAACTTCGGCCCTTGGGTCGGCGGCGTCTACAAGGTGTTGGCGAAGATGAAGGGTCTGCGCGGCACGCCGTTGGATGTGTTCGGCTATGCCGCGGAGCGCCGGATGGAGCGGCAGCTTATCAAGCAATATCAGGCGGATATGGCGGAGTGGTTGCCCAAGGCGAGCGCGGCCAAGATGGATGCGCTGGTGGCCTTGGCAGAGTTGCCTTTGTCAATTCGCGGATTTGGTCCGGTGAAAGAAAAGAACGCCGAGAAGGCCGGGAAGCGGCGAGAAGAGTTGCTGATGGTGCTCTCAGGCACGGGCGGTCACGCGCGCGCGGCGGAATAGGCGGCTACTCCTCGGCCAAGGCCTCCTCGCAGCTGTTTTGCGGGCGTTTTGGTCGAGGGGGTGGTCCGCGGGGCAAGTGTTGTGCAGCGATATTTTTGAAAAGGTGAAGGGCAAGAGGGGGTTTTCTCCCTCAGCCCTGTGGGGTAGGCGCGGTTGGAAGAGAATCTGGAGGGCCCATGCCGGAACTTGCTGAATTTTTGCCAATGTTGGCGCTGATCCTGGCGATTGGTGCTTTGGCCGGTGTGATCGCGGGCCTTTTGGGGGTTGGCGGCGGCATCGTGCTGGTGCCAGCGTTCTTCTTCGCGTTTGAGGGGCTTGGCTATGGTCCCGATGGGTTGATGCAGATTTGTTTGGCGACGTCATTGGCGACAATCGTGGTGACATCGGTGCGTTCGGTCATGGGCCATCACAAGCGCGGCGCGGTGGATTGGGACATTCTGAAAGCATGGGGCCCCGGCATTGTTGTGGGGGCCGCATTGGGCGTTGTGGCGGCCAGCGGGCTGCGCAACGAGGTTCTGATGGCGATCTTCGGTGTGCTTGGGTTGGCGGTCGGGCTGTATATGGCGTTTGGCCGGGCCGAGTGGCGCTTGGGCGCGCAGATGCCGGGCCGGGCGGGGACGATTGCGACATCGCCGATCATTGGGTTTTTGTCTGTGCTGATGGGGATCGGTGGCGGGTCGTTCGGGGTGCCGATGATGACGCTTTACGGTGTGCCAATCCACCGGGCGGTGGCCACGGCGGCGGGCTTTGGGGTGATTATCGCGGTGCCTGCGGTTATTGGCTTTCTGCTGACACCCGGAGAGGCAGCGGGGCGTCCACCGTTCACCGTTGGGCAGGTCAACATCGTGGCCTTCGTGGCGGTCGTGGCTATGACGCTGATCACCGCGCCTTTGGGCGTAAAGCTGGCCCATGCGATGGACCCCAAGCCCCTTAAGCGGGTGTTTGCGGTTTTCATCATGGTGATGGCCTTGAACATGCTGCGCAAGGCGCTTGGGTTCTAGGACGTCCCGGCGTCTCTGGCCAGTCGGGCGGCACGGCCGCCCCGGCGCACCGAGAGTTTGGACTGACGCGCGGGTAGGGCGGCGATTACTTCGGCGCGAGCCTCATCGGTAAGGCGGCTCCATTGGGTGATTTCGTCGATGGTGCGCAGGCAGCCGGTGCAAAGCCGCGCCTCGCGGTGGATCACGCAGATATTGACGCAGGGCGATTGCACCTCGTCGCGTTTCCATACCTTGTCGCTCATATCCCGGCCCTCAGGTGACGCATGCGATCCAGCGCCCCTTGCAGGATATAGCTGGCAGCCACGGCGTCGATCACCTCAGAGCGACGCTTGCGGGTCGTATCCGCCTCGATCAAGGCGCGTTCAGCGGCCACTGTGCTCAGGCGTTCATCCCAGAAGGTGATTGGCAGATCGGCAAAATCGGGGCGGCGAGACAGGTTGAGGGCAAACGCGCGGGTGGCCTGCGCCCTTGGGCCTTCAGATCCGTCCATGTTGCGGGGCAGGCCCAGAACGATGCCGCACACCTCGTGCTTGGCGATCAGCACTGCCAAGGCATCGGCATCCACGCCGAACTTTTTGCGTTTCACGGTTTCCAGGGCGCTGGCGGAGGTTAGCAGGCGATCGGAAAGCGCGACGCCGATGGTCTTGGTTCCCAGATCAAGGCCCATGAGCCCGCGCATCGGCGGCAAGAGCGGGGCGAGGTCAGCAAGCTCGGGGTAAATCATTCGGAACCGATCCGGGCCATGGCTGCGCGGAACGCGGCGTCGATCATTGCCAGCGCCTCGGGCGCGTCGGCGAAGGTCACTTGCGCGTCGTCATGGACGATTTGCGCCGCGTTCACCCGGCCCAAGACGCCGTAGGCAGTGATAAGGCGGGCCCAATCTTCTGGCGGGCCGCCCTCGGTTCCCAAGCGCGTCGCAAGGCTTTCAACCATCGAGGCGATCATCGCTTGCTGATCCTCGGGCGAGAGGTCTTCCATGGCGGCGATGTCATTGGCAGTCGGGCCGCTAGAGGCCGGAGCAGGGGCCAAAAGGGCAGGGTCCAGATCGACGCCAGCGGCAAAGGCCACGGCCTCTATCTGTTGCCGGATCGGGCGCACCCAGGGGGCCTGAGGCCGTGAATTGGCCAGAAGAGAGGACCAGATCGGCAGGGCCAGATCGGGGCGACCTTGTTGGGCGTACATCTCTCCGGCGTAGTAGCGGCCGGTGCCGTCACTGGGTTCCAGCGCCAGCCCTTGGCGCAGGGCTTGCTCGGCCTCGGGGGAAACATAGCCGCCGGCGGCGAAGATCATCATCTCGGCCAGATCAATGTAGTGACGGCCCGTGGCCTCGTCGCCCAGAAGCGCGATCAATTGAGTTTGGGCGGTATGGGCGGCGGTGAAATTGCCCAACATCGCCTCGTTCGCGGCCAGAAGGGTCATGCCTTGGGCGTCATCGGGGCGCTCGGCCATGACCTGGCGCAATTGAGTGACCAGCGCCACGCGGTCGGGGTCTGCGTCGGGGAGCGGCGCTGTGGGGGCCTGTTGTTCGGCAGCGGTCTGGGAGGGGCGGTTCTCGCGGGCCTGTTCGATCATCGCGATGCGCGGTTGCAGGGGCATGTCAGGGTAGCCCGGCGCGCCGATTTCCGCGTAGAGCAGCCCGGCGCCTGCGACCACGGCGACTAAGCCGCCGACAATTGGGACGGTGCCAAGCCCGCCTTCGCGTGTCCCGGCGCCTGCGTCCTGCAACGCGCGGTCCGCGTCCAGAATGCGACGGCTGACTTCGGTGCGGGCGCGGGTGGCTTCATCCTCGGACAGGGTGCCACGGGCCAGATCACGGTCCAATTCGGTCAACTGGTCGCGGTAGATCTTCAGGTCATAGGCGGCGGTGGGGGATTGCACCTGCGCAGGGCGTCGCGCGGCCAAAAAGACGATGGCCGCCACCCCCAAGCTGATGAAGCCCGCTGCAATCCAAAACGCCATGTCCGCGGTCCCTTTTCGTGACTTACCCCCGACATAGGCCGCATCCGGCAGGAGCGAAAGACGCCGAACTGTCACAATCGCGATAAGACCCTTGGCCAAACGCCATGGAAGCCGCGACAACATGGCAGGGGGTCGCAAATTGATCCTTTCATGTCGCGCTGAGTATCCTCTTTTTTCCAAGGCAGCCCAAAAGCAAAGTATCAGACCCGGAGCCCGTCCATGCGTAAATATTCCGCCTTTGCCATCGCCAAAGAAGCCTTTCGCCACCACGCCGGGTGGGAGCGTGCCTGGCGTTCGCCCAAGCCCAAGGCCGCTTATGATGTGGTGATCGTGGGCGCGGGCGGCCACGGCTTGGCGACGGCCTATTACCTTGGCAAGAACTTCGGCATCACCAATGTCGCGGTGATCGAGAAAGGCTGGCTTGGCGGCGGCAACACCGGGCGCAATACAACGATTATCCGGTCCAACTACCTGCAAGATCCGTCTGCCGCGATTTACGAAAAGGCCCGGTCGCTCTATGAAACATTGAGCCAGGACCTGAACTACAACGTTATGTTCAGCCCCCGTGGCGTGATTATGCTGGCCCAGACCCACCATGAGGTGCGCGGTTATCTGCGCACGGCGCAGGCCAATGCCCTGCAGGGGGTAGAGACGCGCTTCATCGACAAGCATGAAGTGAAGAAGCTCGTGCCGATCATGAACATCGACGGACCTCGTTACCCCGTGTTGGGCGGCCTCTGGCAGCCGCGCGGCGGTACGGCACGCCACGATGCGGTGGCTTGGGGCTATGCGCGGGCGTGCTCGGACATGGGGATGGACATCATCCAGCAGACGGAGGTGACAGGCGTCCGGGTTGAGGGCGGCGCGGTTGCGGGGGTGGAGACCTCTCAAGGGTTTATTGGCTGCAAGAAGCTCGGCGGCGTTGTGGCGGGGCACTCAAGCGTGCTGGCCGAAATGGCGGGGTTCCGGTTGCCGATGGAATCCGTGGCGCTTCAGGCGCTGGTGTCCGAGCCGATCAAGCCTTGCATGGATGTGGTCGTGATGGCCAACACGGTGCACGGCTACCTGTCCCAGTCCGACAAGGGCGAGATGGTGATCGGCGGCGGCACCGACGGGCACAACAATTACACCCAACGCGGGTCGTTCCACCATGTGGAGGAAACCGTGCGGTCACTGATTGAAACCTTCCCGATGTTGTCGCGCCTGAAGATGCTGCGGCAGTGGGGCGGGATCGTGGATGTGACGGGCGACCGCTCTCCTATCCTGTCGAAGACGCCGGTGGAGGGGATGTTCATGAACTGCGGCTGGGGCACGGGCGGCTTCAAGGCTATCCCCGGTTCTGGCTGGGGCTTTGCAGAGTTGATCGCCAAGGGCCATTCGCCCCTGACCGCTGAATTCGGGATGGAACGTTTCCGCGAGGGGCGTTTTATCGACGAAAGCGTTGCGGCGGGCGTGGCCCATTGATCGCACTGATGCACATATCATTTGCGAAGGGTAGGGCGCGCCGATGAGCGCGGTCGCCATCCCCAAGCGCCTCGGCCATATCTGGATCGGGGACCGTCCGGCGCCCAAGCGCTGGATGCAATCGTGGCGCGATCTGCACCCCGATTGGGCCTACACCCTGTACGACAATGTCTATCTGACTGGCCGCCGCTGGCGAAACCAGCGCCTGATGGCCCATTACTTCCGCAAGCGCCATTTTGAAGGCGTCGCTGATCTGATGCGTTACGAGATTCTGTTTGAGCAAGGCGGCTTTCTGCCCGGTTCGGATTTCGAAGCCCTGCGCCCCTGTGATGAATTGTTCACCGAGCCTTGCACCTACACCTGCTACGAGACCCACCCCAAACGACGCTCCAAACTGACGCCCTATTTGGCCTCGGCCCCCGGCACCACGACGCTGGCCCTGACCGTGGATGAGATCCACGCAACCTACGCCGATGCGCCGCAAACCGCGCGGCAGCCGTGGATCAGCGTCGGTAATCTGTTCCTGCGCAATTTCCTTGAGAAGTACCGTGCAGAGATCAAAGACCTGCGTATCTGGCCCGCCTATTTCTTTGTGCCGCAGCACAAGAAGGGCCCGCGCTATGACGGGCCGGGGCCGGTCTATGCCGAGCACCATTGGGGCACGACCCTTGATAAATACGAGGGCACGCCCGACCCGCAACTCTTTGACGACGTGGCCTTTGTGCTCGACGCGATCGAGCCCTTGCCCCTGACCTCTCACCCTTCAGAGGAGCCGTAGCCGATGCTGACCCTCACCTGTCCTGTCTGCGGCGTGGCCGCCTGCGAAACCGAGCTTACCCCGGGCGGTGAAGCGCATCTGAAGCGCTTCGGGCCCGGTTCCTCCGATGACCAGTTCGAGGAATATATGTTCATGCGCCCCAACACCAAGGGCGTGCATTTTGAACGGTGGCGCCATGCGGCGGGTTGCGGCAAGTGGTTCCTTGCCGCCCGTGATACCGCCACGCTGGAGGTCTTCGGCACCTATGCCGCCCAGACTCTTGCGCCGCCTGCTGATCTGATCGCCAAAATTCAAAGCAAACGCCCCGGTTGGAGCTTCCCCCAATGAGCAACCGTCTAGAAACCCAAGGCCGCCTGATCGACCGCAGCGCTGAGGTCACGTTCACCTTTAACGGAAAGAAAATGCGCGGCCATAAGGGCGATACGCTGGC
Proteins encoded:
- a CDS encoding sarcosine oxidase subunit delta, with amino-acid sequence MLTLTCPVCGVAACETELTPGGEAHLKRFGPGSSDDQFEEYMFMRPNTKGVHFERWRHAAGCGKWFLAARDTATLEVFGTYAAQTLAPPADLIAKIQSKRPGWSFPQ
- the ruvX gene encoding Holliday junction resolvase RuvX, with the protein product MIYPELADLAPLLPPMRGLMGLDLGTKTIGVALSDRLLTSASALETVKRKKFGVDADALAVLIAKHEVCGIVLGLPRNMDGSEGPRAQATRAFALNLSRRPDFADLPITFWDERLSTVAAERALIEADTTRKRRSEVIDAVAASYILQGALDRMRHLRAGI
- a CDS encoding DUF1289 domain-containing protein: MSDKVWKRDEVQSPCVNICVIHREARLCTGCLRTIDEITQWSRLTDEARAEVIAALPARQSKLSVRRGGRAARLARDAGTS
- a CDS encoding sulfite exporter TauE/SafE family protein, which encodes MPELAEFLPMLALILAIGALAGVIAGLLGVGGGIVLVPAFFFAFEGLGYGPDGLMQICLATSLATIVVTSVRSVMGHHKRGAVDWDILKAWGPGIVVGAALGVVAASGLRNEVLMAIFGVLGLAVGLYMAFGRAEWRLGAQMPGRAGTIATSPIIGFLSVLMGIGGGSFGVPMMTLYGVPIHRAVATAAGFGVIIAVPAVIGFLLTPGEAAGRPPFTVGQVNIVAFVAVVAMTLITAPLGVKLAHAMDPKPLKRVFAVFIMVMALNMLRKALGF
- a CDS encoding sarcosine oxidase subunit beta family protein codes for the protein MRKYSAFAIAKEAFRHHAGWERAWRSPKPKAAYDVVIVGAGGHGLATAYYLGKNFGITNVAVIEKGWLGGGNTGRNTTIIRSNYLQDPSAAIYEKARSLYETLSQDLNYNVMFSPRGVIMLAQTHHEVRGYLRTAQANALQGVETRFIDKHEVKKLVPIMNIDGPRYPVLGGLWQPRGGTARHDAVAWGYARACSDMGMDIIQQTEVTGVRVEGGAVAGVETSQGFIGCKKLGGVVAGHSSVLAEMAGFRLPMESVALQALVSEPIKPCMDVVVMANTVHGYLSQSDKGEMVIGGGTDGHNNYTQRGSFHHVEETVRSLIETFPMLSRLKMLRQWGGIVDVTGDRSPILSKTPVEGMFMNCGWGTGGFKAIPGSGWGFAELIAKGHSPLTAEFGMERFREGRFIDESVAAGVAH
- the ccmI gene encoding c-type cytochrome biogenesis protein CcmI gives rise to the protein MAFWIAAGFISLGVAAIVFLAARRPAQVQSPTAAYDLKIYRDQLTELDRDLARGTLSEDEATRARTEVSRRILDADRALQDAGAGTREGGLGTVPIVGGLVAVVAGAGLLYAEIGAPGYPDMPLQPRIAMIEQARENRPSQTAAEQQAPTAPLPDADPDRVALVTQLRQVMAERPDDAQGMTLLAANEAMLGNFTAAHTAQTQLIALLGDEATGRHYIDLAEMMIFAAGGYVSPEAEQALRQGLALEPSDGTGRYYAGEMYAQQGRPDLALPIWSSLLANSRPQAPWVRPIRQQIEAVAFAAGVDLDPALLAPAPASSGPTANDIAAMEDLSPEDQQAMIASMVESLATRLGTEGGPPEDWARLITAYGVLGRVNAAQIVHDDAQVTFADAPEALAMIDAAFRAAMARIGSE